The window GCAGGTCGGTGAATTCGTACACCATGCTGGAAACCAGATCGTTTTTGCACAGCTGCGCGGCACGCTCTACCAGAGCACTGTCGGCACCGGTTACTGCGGCGATACGGCTGGCCAGCTTACCGATACGGCGGGCTTTATCGGCGATGGAACCCAGGCCATTCACCCACACCACGTTTTCCAGTTTGGCGAAACGGCTTTCCAGTTTCTGCTTACGGTCGGTGTCCCAGAAGAAGGCCGCATCCGACAGACGCGGACGGATCACTTTTTCGTTACCGGAAATCACCTGCGCCGGATCTTTCGATTCGATGTTGGCGATGGTGATGAAGTTGGGCATCAGCTTGCCGTCTTTCATCACGTGGAAGTATTTCTGGTGTTCTTTCATTGAGGACACTAGCGCTTCCGGCGGTACGCGCAGGAAGTCTTCGTCAAACGAACCGGCCAGCGCCACCGGCCATTCGTTCAGCGCGGTGACTTCGTCCAGCAGGTCGGCGTCGATAACCGCTTCGCCACCCAGTTCTTTGCCTTTGGCGGCAACCTGTTCGTTGATCAGCGCGGCGCGCTCAGCAAAGTCGGCCATCACATAAGCGGCACGCAGTTTGTCCTGATATTCCGCCGGATCAGCGATGGTGATTTCACCCGGCGCGTGGAAGCGGTGACCACGGGAAGTGTTGCCAGCCTTCAGCCCCAGCACTTCGCCGTCGACCACGTCAGAGCCGAACAGCATCACCAGCCACTGCACCGGACGCACGAATTCAACGCGCGAAGCGCCCCAGCGCATACGCTTGGGAATCGGCAGCTTGTCGAGGCTGTTCTGCACGATGGCAGGCAACAGCTCAACGGTGTTTTTGCCCTTAATGGTGCGCTGAATCATCAGCTTGCCATTGTCACCGGTCTGCAGATCGGCTGCGGTTGCACCGGCACGGGCAGCAAAGCCTTCGGCGGCTTTGGTTGGCTTACCATCAGCGTCAAAGGCGATATTGGCTGGCGGGCCGTAGAGGATTTCTTCCTGGTCTGCCTGCTGGGCTTCGAGTGCTTCGATGCGCACCGCCAGACGACGTGGTGCGGCGAAAGAGACAACGGCACCAAAATTCAGACCGGCGTCTTTCAGGCCCTGCTCGATGCCGGAGGTGAACGCGGCAGACAGGTTTTTCAGCGCCTTCGGTGGCAGCTCTTCGGTACCCAGTTCAACCAGAAAATCTTGCTTACTCATTACTTCTTCTCCTGGGCAGCGGCTTTTTCTTTATCGGCCAGATAGCGTGCGAGCACGTCGGCGCGGTTGGCTTCGTCCGCCAGCGGGAAGCCTTTTTCGGCGCGGCTGTTGAAGTACGCCTGAGCCACGGAACGGGCCAGGGTACGTACGCGCAGGATGTAACCCTGACGCTCGGTAACCGAGATGGCGCCGCGGGCATCCAGCAGGTTAAAGGTGTGGGAGGCTTTCAGTACCTGCTCGTAAGCGGGCAGCGGCAGACCGGCTTCGATCAGGCGCGCACAGGTTTTTTCGTACTGGTCAAAAGCGATGAACAGGAAATCGACATCGGCGTGTTCAAAGTTGTAAGCCGACTGTTCCACTTCGTTCTGGTGGAATACGTCGCCATAGGTCACGGCTTTGCCGTCCGGGCCGTAGGTCCACACCAGGTCGTAAACGGAGTCTACTTCCTGCAGGTACATGGCAATACGCTCCAGACCGTAGGTGATTTCACCGGTCACCGGGAAACACTCAAGGCCGCCGACCTGCTGGAAGTAGGTGAACTGAGTCACTTCCATACCGTTCAGCCACACTTCCCAGCCCAGACCCCAGGCGCCCAGTGTTGGCGATTCCCAGTTGTCTTCAACAAAGCGGATATCATGCACCAGGGTGTCGATGCCCATGGCTTTCAGGGACTCGAGGTATTTTTCCTGAATATCCACCGGGTTGGGCTTCATCACTACCTGAAACTGGTAGTAGTGCTGCAGGCGGTTAGGGTTTTCGCCGTAACGGCCGTCGGTCGGACGGCGGCTTGGCTGCACGTAAGCAGAGCTCCAGTTCTCCGGGCCGATGGCGCGCAGGAAGGTTGCGGTGTGAAAGGTACCGGCGCCCACTTCCATATCCAGAGGTTGGTTAATCACGCAGCCCTGTTCGGACCAGTATTCCTGCAGGGCGGCAATCAGGCCCTGGAAGGTTTTGACGTTGTGGCGACTCTGACTCACGGTGGAATTCCTGTGTTGGCAAGGCCAGAGCTTGTTCAGACTAAGTGAATCAGGCCCTGAATGCTGTTCGCAAAATAAAAAGACGCCGGATTATAGCAGCGATGCGCCCTGAGAACAGGGGCAGCGTGCCGGCCGAATCCTGCAGGGGTTGTAATCGCCGGAGGGGTTTGTCAGGGTTAAAAAGCATTGTCCTGCCACAGGCAGGGTGGATTTCCGGAGTTGTCCGGCGCGAATTACGTGCGCTGGCGGGCAAAGAGCCTGAGCGCTCTGGCATAACACGGAGGCTTTATGACCACTTCAACGGACTCTGTCCGCAAGCAATCAACATCCCCGCTGGCCGAACATAAGGCCGTTCAGTCGACCGTGCTGCTGCCGGTATTTATTCCTACGGTCCTTATCGCGGCGCTGCTGATCATCGGGACTATCGCCAATCCGGCACTTGCCGGTGAGGTATTCAGCAGTGCACTGAGCTGGATCACCAGCACCTTTGGCTGGTTTTATATGCTGGCGGTGGCGATTTTTCTGCTGTTTATCGTCGGGGTGGCGATGTCGGGCTGGGGCAATATCCGCCTCGGGCCAGACCATGCCGAACCGGAATACAGCTTTCCGGCCTGGTTTGCGATGCTGTTTTCGGCGGGCTACGGCATTGCTCTGTTGTTTTTCGGTGTGGCTGAGCCTGTGCTGCATTATTCACAACCGCCGGCGGGTGCGGCGGAAACCATTCCGGCGGCGCGCCAGGCGATGCAGATCGCGTATTTCCACTGGGGCGTTCATATCTGGGGGATCTACGGTCTGGTCGGGCTGGTGCTGGCCTATTTTGCTTACCGTCATGGGCTGCCGTTGTCGATCCGCTCGGCGTTGTATCCGTTAATTGGCGAGCGCATTTACGGGCCGTTGGGGCATGCGGTAGACGTGTTTGCCATTCTCGGTACTTTGTTTGGTCTGGCGACCACGCTGGGCTTGTCGGTGGCGCAGATTAATGCCGGTATACATTACCTCTGGCCGGCGATACCGGTCAGTACCACGGTGCAGGTGATTGCGATCTTCACTATCACGCTGGCGGCGACAGCCTCGGTGGTGGCGGGGATGGATAAAGGCATTAAAAACCTGTCGATGCTGAATATGGCGCTGGCCATCTTCCTGATGGTGGTGGTGTTTTTTATTGGCCCGAGTATCCACATTCTGGAAACCTTCCTGCAGAACACCGGCGATTATCTCAGCGGTCTGGTGGCGCGTACCTTTAATCTGCAGGCTTATTCGCGCAGTGACTGGATCGGTAACTGGACGCTGTTTATTTTCGGCTGGACCATCGCCTGGGCGCCGTTCGTTGGTTTGTTTATTGCCAAAATCAGCCGTGGCCGCACCATCCGTCAGTTTGTTTTTGGCGTACTGGCGGTGCCGACCCTGTTTACCTTTCTGTGGTTTTCGGTGTTCGGCGATACCGCGCTCTATCTGATTATGAATGAAGGCCTCAATACTCTGATTGCCGATGTGCAGGCGGATCATGCGGTGGCGCTGTTTCAGCTCTACGATCAGCTGCCTTGGTCGTCGTTTTTATCGCTGCTTACGGTGTGCCTGATTATTACCTTCTTTGTTACCTCATCGGATTCCGGCTCACTGGTGGTTGATTCCCTTGCCTCCGGCGGGGCTCTGGAAACTCCGCTGTGGCAGCGCATCTTCTGGGCTTTTCTGGAGGGCACCATCGCGGCTGTTCTGTTGCTGGCCGGTGGCCTGAGTGCGCTGCAAACCATGACCATCGCCAGTGCACTGCCGTTTGCGTTGATTATGTTAGTGGCGGTTGTGGGATTGTGGCGGGCGCTGGTGATTGAAGGGCACCGTGCTTCGAGCCTGAACTCAGTCGCGTCGACCCGTCCGCATCAGCAGCAGAGTCAGTGGCGCCGGCGTCTGGCGGGGCTGGTGGA of the Thalassolituus hydrocarboniclasticus genome contains:
- the glyS gene encoding glycine--tRNA ligase subunit beta codes for the protein MSKQDFLVELGTEELPPKALKNLSAAFTSGIEQGLKDAGLNFGAVVSFAAPRRLAVRIEALEAQQADQEEILYGPPANIAFDADGKPTKAAEGFAARAGATAADLQTGDNGKLMIQRTIKGKNTVELLPAIVQNSLDKLPIPKRMRWGASRVEFVRPVQWLVMLFGSDVVDGEVLGLKAGNTSRGHRFHAPGEITIADPAEYQDKLRAAYVMADFAERAALINEQVAAKGKELGGEAVIDADLLDEVTALNEWPVALAGSFDEDFLRVPPEALVSSMKEHQKYFHVMKDGKLMPNFITIANIESKDPAQVISGNEKVIRPRLSDAAFFWDTDRKQKLESRFAKLENVVWVNGLGSIADKARRIGKLASRIAAVTGADSALVERAAQLCKNDLVSSMVYEFTDLQGLAGKYYAEHDGEHADVAAAMVEQYMPAFAGDALPASQTGTLIALADRLDSLVGLFGIGQIPTGSKDPFALRRASLGVLRLLVEKEINIDLGDLIDWAIDNNWVAAPKAETKATLTEYLLDRFSAWYADEGIPAGVFQSVRALGITNALDINRRVQAVHAFNKLDAAEALAAANKRVSNILAKNGGDKVEARVDSALLAQAEEKTLAEQVAAKQQAVEPLMAQGDYSAALTELAGLRAAVDAFFDNVMVMADDEAVKNNRLALLKQLQGLFIGIADISLLQG
- the glyQ gene encoding glycine--tRNA ligase subunit alpha, giving the protein MSQSRHNVKTFQGLIAALQEYWSEQGCVINQPLDMEVGAGTFHTATFLRAIGPENWSSAYVQPSRRPTDGRYGENPNRLQHYYQFQVVMKPNPVDIQEKYLESLKAMGIDTLVHDIRFVEDNWESPTLGAWGLGWEVWLNGMEVTQFTYFQQVGGLECFPVTGEITYGLERIAMYLQEVDSVYDLVWTYGPDGKAVTYGDVFHQNEVEQSAYNFEHADVDFLFIAFDQYEKTCARLIEAGLPLPAYEQVLKASHTFNLLDARGAISVTERQGYILRVRTLARSVAQAYFNSRAEKGFPLADEANRADVLARYLADKEKAAAQEKK
- a CDS encoding BCCT family transporter, with amino-acid sequence MTTSTDSVRKQSTSPLAEHKAVQSTVLLPVFIPTVLIAALLIIGTIANPALAGEVFSSALSWITSTFGWFYMLAVAIFLLFIVGVAMSGWGNIRLGPDHAEPEYSFPAWFAMLFSAGYGIALLFFGVAEPVLHYSQPPAGAAETIPAARQAMQIAYFHWGVHIWGIYGLVGLVLAYFAYRHGLPLSIRSALYPLIGERIYGPLGHAVDVFAILGTLFGLATTLGLSVAQINAGIHYLWPAIPVSTTVQVIAIFTITLAATASVVAGMDKGIKNLSMLNMALAIFLMVVVFFIGPSIHILETFLQNTGDYLSGLVARTFNLQAYSRSDWIGNWTLFIFGWTIAWAPFVGLFIAKISRGRTIRQFVFGVLAVPTLFTFLWFSVFGDTALYLIMNEGLNTLIADVQADHAVALFQLYDQLPWSSFLSLLTVCLIITFFVTSSDSGSLVVDSLASGGALETPLWQRIFWAFLEGTIAAVLLLAGGLSALQTMTIASALPFALIMLVAVVGLWRALVIEGHRASSLNSVASTRPHQQQSQWRRRLAGLVDFPDATRVDGFIATTAVPALEQVCKELVQHGWQAEVGHDAAQARAWLQVQGDEEVDFIYDIRRTLQPLPAYKAPAGGEQFARAEVYLRRGSQGYDLYGCDQQEVIRDLLDQFENYLNFLHITPGHLPWETAGYDELSTPAEGRSG